The DNA window TGTTCGGTAAATTCACCACCGGTTTAATTGAAAGTCGTTCAGTGGATAAAGTAACATTAAAGAATATGGTGTTTTATGGTTATCACGGCGTTGCCGAGCAGGAAAAAATACTCGGCGGCAAGTTTGAGGTCGATCTCGAATTAGAATTCGATATGACTACCGCCATGCGAACAGATCGTCTGAAAGATACGATCAACTATGAAGAACTTTACCGTATTGTTGCCGAA is part of the Candidatus Marinimicrobia bacterium CG08_land_8_20_14_0_20_45_22 genome and encodes:
- the folB gene encoding dihydroneopterin aldolase; translation: MFGKFTTGLIESRSVDKVTLKNMVFYGYHGVAEQEKILGGKFEVDLELEFDMTTAMRTDRLKDTINYEELYRIVAEVVTKSKCLLIETLSGNILQAVFQHFHPESACIRVRKPNAPIKGVLDNVEVEIRRTRKEMAAAA